CTATCCAGTGCTACCATCCAATAACCATATTTTTGATACTGTTTTTTATGAAAATAACGGCGCTGTTCTCGATTCAGTTGTTTTGGTGTTAACGATTGTCTAATCCAATATTTTATCAATGGAAACCATAATAATTTTACGCAGAGTTTACCTATTCCTAAAAATCTTTGTAGATTACGTTTCCTGCTTTCATATTTAATTGGTTGGGGAAACAAGCTGGCCAATTTTGACAGTTTTACTTGGCGATGAGCCTGTATTAATAACAACAATATCTCTAGTGTCAAATACTGCTGTTCACTCAAATGCTTTCGGAAAATTGTTTGATATGATTGTGGTAACATTTTTTGCTTCGGGGGCTTCTTTGTCCCTATTTTTTTACTCCCTTATTTTCTCAAATTATTGCCACATCTCATCTTCAACCGCCTTGTCACCCGTTAAGTCAATACTTAATAATTCTAGAATCCCCTCGGTTTCTTCAACTGGGTTTAAATCTTCCCGTTGCAGGTTTTCCAGTAAAGCGATTTGCAGGGTTTGGAGGTCAGATAATTCCTTGGTGATAATTGGTACTTCCGTCAACCCCGCTTCTTTGGCCGCCCGGAGTCGGCGTTCACCAGCGACTAACTCAAATTCACCATTAACAGCACGCACCAACAAAGGTTGTAAAATCCCGTGTTCTTTAACTGACTGCACCAGTTGATTGAGTTTCTCAGGGTCAAAATACCGTCGGGGTTGTTGAGCAGGTAAACGAATTTTATCAATATTAACGGTGGCAGTTGGTGATTCTGATTCCACATCCATACTCAACAAATCTTCCACACCCCGCATCTTCGGGAGTTCTAAGGGTTTCTTGACCATTACAGTTTCTCCATCCCCTGGGCGATTTTCTTCAGAACTGCGATTCCTACGGAGCGCTTCGCTATCGCTGGATGTTTGGGGTCATACACAGCCAAGGGTTGACTATTCATCACCGCATCGGCAAAGGCTGTGGCACGGGGTATTTTCGGATAAACTTTGGCTAGTGGTGATAACTGCTGTTCCAAAGCCTCCAAAATTACTTTGTCTTGGTTGGCGTTTACGTACAAGGTTGGCACAAATCCGGCGATCGCTAATTTCGGATTGATATGTTTCTTCACCTGTTTGATGCTATCCAATAATAACTCCGTTCCCTTGAATGCTTTGTAATGAGTCTGAACTGGGACTAAAACATGAGTAGCAGCACAGAGTCCGAGAATACTGAGGATACCTAAAGAGGGAGGACAGTCAATCAAAATGAAATCGTAGTTATTAGCAACTGGTTCTAAAGCTTGTTTGAGTCGTAGTTCCCTGGCCATAACCGCAGAGAGTTGTAATTCTACAGCACTGAGGGTAATATTAGCCGGGGCTAAATCCATACCGTGTAAATTGTGGTGAATTGGTAATTTAGTCTCTGGTGTGAGCAGTGAGTCAGCAACGATTTCTTCAAGTTCATGGGGTTCAAGTCCCATAAAAGTTGTCAGGGATGCCTGGGGGTCAGTATCCACCAGTAAAACTTTATGTTTGAGGGAGAGATGATAACCCAAATTCATCGTCAGACTGGTTTTCATCACCCACCGGCTTGATTGAAAATGGCTATAATTTTAGTCACAGTAGTTGCAGTGCTTGGTTTACAGGTAATCGTCAGGAGTCAGGAGTCAGGAGTTAGGAGTCAGGGGTCAGAGTAAAACCTTTTTGTGGACGGAATTTAATGATCAATTAATGTCCTAACCACGTTGGCGGTTGCTATAAATCAATGAAAGTCTCAGTTACTCTAATTAATAACATTTTTCTGTAATTAAAAGTCTATCTACGGTTGTGATTTATCAGTAATATTATGAATAACTTGACACTCTCTGGCAACATTGTTGATGTTCTCCACCGTCGCATTTTCCCCGGTACTATTCACATCACAGATGGACGCATTCAAACCATAGTTCAGGACCAGGGGCAATACTCACAGTACATTCTTCCTGGTTTTATTGATGCTCATGTTCATATCGAAAGCTCGATGCTTGTACCCACTGAATTTGCTAGATTAGCAACGGTGCATGGTACAGTGGCAACTGTCTCTGACCCTCACGAAATCGCCAATGTATTGGGTTTGGCAGGTGTGGAATTTATGGTAGACAATGCCGCCCAGACTCCCTTGAAAATAGCCTTTGGTTTTCCTGCTTGTGTCCCCGCCACCGAGTTGGAAACCGCCGGGGCAAAACTGACGGTAAACGATTTCCGTCAACTGTTTAAACATGGTATTTCCTATCTGAGTGAGGTGATGAACGTTCCTGGTGTTTTGGCAGACAATCCAGAAATGATGGACAAAATTCATCTAGCGCAAAGTCTGGGACTACCCATTGATGGCCACGCACCGGGGTTATCTGGTACGGGATTACGTAAATATGCTACTCAAATTACCACTGATCATGAATGTTCCACACTAAATGAAGCTGTAGAGAAATTAGCATTGGGAATGAAGATACAGATCCGGGAGGGTTCAGCAGCTAAAAACTTTGATGCCCTGCACAGTTTGATTGACTCCCATGCAGCAGATTGTATGTTTTGTAGCGATGATAAACACCCTGATGATTTAGTTACAGGACACATTAATCTACTGGTAAAACGGGCTGTGGCATTAGGTCATGATGTGATGAATGTCCTGCAAATTGCCTGTGTGAACCCTGTCAAACATTACAATTTGGATGTGGGATTACTACAAGTTGGGGACAGTGCAGATTTGATTGTTGTTGATAATTTACAAGATTTCACGGTGTTGGCTACTTATTGTCAAGGTGTTTTAACAGCAAAAACCGGGTCAACTTTATTACCATCAGTTCCTCTTACACCCATCAATAAATTTATCACTACTCCAAAAACACCGGGGGACTTTGCAATTCCCGCTAGGGGTTCAACAGTCAGAGTGATCACCGTTACCGATGGACAATTAATCACAGGGGAAAAGTGTGTACCAGCACATATTGAAAACGGTGAGGTTATAGCTGACTTAAACGCAGATATTCTAAAAATCACGGTTGTTAATCGGTATCAAGACACACCGCCGACGGTGGCATTAGTGCAGAATTTTGGATTGAAACGGGGGGCGATCGCTTCTAGTGTGGCGCATGATTCCCATAATATTGTGGCAGTGGGAACAACCGACACGGAAATCTGTGCAGCGGTAAATGCCCTGATTCACTGTCAGGGAGGTATTGCAGTAGCAGAAGACAATGTAGTTCATGTATTACCTTTACCTGTGGCAGGGTTGATGAGTGGTGGTGATGGTTATGAGGTAGCAAAACAGTATGCAGAACTTGATAATTGGGCAAAACGATTAGGGTCAAAACTGACTGCACCATTCATGACACTTTCATTTATGGCATTGTTGGTGATCCCAGACTTAAAACTCAGTGACCGGGGGTTATTTAGTGGTCAAGATTTCCGGTTTGTGTCGTTGTGGATTGATTAGATTTTAACTTTGACAAATTAATATTTTTATGGAGTGTAATCACTGGTTTTGATAACATATTCAAAATCAAATTTATGCCCAAATTTATGCCAATTTAAAATATTAGGAATAAAATAGAAATTAAGTTTTTCAATTAAAATTATGAATCCAGAACAAGAGGCATATCAAATAGAATTTATAGATGCCATGCCAGGGTTTATTTCAATTATTGACTTAACTCTCAGGTATCTTGTGGTTAATAAAAAACTAGCTGAGTTGATGAACTTAGATAAAGAATCTTTTAAGGGAATGTCTGTAGGCAGTAGATGTCATGAACAAAGACAAGAAATCCAGAAGTTGGTAAATGCTCCAGTGGGTACAGAGATAAACTGGGAGTATTATGATCATGATACTTGTTTGTTAGTTTCGTCTAAGCGAGAAAATAATTTTATCATCAATCAAGCGATTGATATTAGTAATAGAAAACAGCTAGAAGAAAAACTTAAAGCTTCAAATGAAAGAAATAGAATTTTACTCAAGGCCATTCCCGAAACAATCAAATTAGGAACTGGAAGACGCTCTACTGATGAGTTAGAATTTCTTGTGAAATCCTTAACTGAAAATCCCATTATTGACAGACAATCAACTGAGGCATTAATTAGATTAGAAGTTCATGTCATGGAAAACTCTGGCAAAATGCAACAAATAGAAAAAATGCTGTTCTGGGATGATTCTTCATTGATGAGCAGAATCAAGGCATTACCCGGATTTCTCACAAGCGAAAAAAATAATTGATAAAGAGTAAAACAAATGAAGTTTATTTGATACATAAGTAGCAAAGATGAAAAAAGGAAATTTTCTAAGTATATATTTGATGAATTTTGTTAAATATCAAGAGCTATTTAGGCAGAATATACTGATATAAATAATTGAGTATTAAAATTAGACATGATAAAAAAGAGTTAAAGAAAACTTTTATCTCTACTGTAAATTAAAGCTAAAAATGAGCGTAATAATCGTCCCAAAAGAATTAACCAGGATTTGGTAACAACTGCAAATAACGGTAAGCAGTAGCATAAATATGCTGATAGGGACAAGAACTATTAATTGCAATTAAAACTCGCCGGGTACTCACAGTAATCAAAGCTCCTAACTTCAACAACTTGGTGCGGATAGTCCCAACTTGAGCATTCTGTAATTCAGTTTTAACTAAACATTTATTTCGCAAAGCATTCATCAAAACATAAGCTATTGAAGAAAACCACAAACGTAGTTGATTACCAGCAAAAGTATGGGTACTGGTTCTATCACTAAATAATTCTAATTGTTGTTCCTTAAAGCGATTTTCCATCTCACCTCTAGGACAATATTTCTGGGTATAAACTTCACTTGGGGGCATCTTATTAGTAGGAATTGAGGTGACAAGAAAACGGATATTAGTTCCTTTTGCCCCATACTCAACTTTAGTCACTACACGACGACTACGACTCCAAGATTTATGGGTTTGATAGTCAATAGTTTTATACCAAGTTGAGTTCTCTATCAGATGTGATGCTAGTTCAGGAAGTTCAATATCTGGAACAAATAGAGTTTCTAAAAAGGAAACTACTGTGGATAGCTTTTGCTTAAACTCTTGCTTGGCTTTACTTTGAGTTAGAGTGGTCATCTTTATTAAACGACTGTTTTGCGGCATCCCAAATACATAATCTACTTTGATTTGTGACTCGCACCATTCCATAATATCTTCTCTAGAATAGGCGCTATCTCCACGTACTAAAATCTCTACATTATTCCATTTCTTACGTATTTGTCTAATTACTCTCTGTAATTCTGATAATGCTCCCTCTGCTGGATCTACATTGGAAGCCCTAAGTTTAGCTGCTAATAAATGTTTTTCACAGAAAATATAAAGTGGTGCATAGCAATATCCTCCATAATAAGTATTGAAAAATACTTGTTCTTGATTTCCATGTACTAAATCATCTGTTACATCTAAATCTAAGATTATTTGTCTTGGTGGTGATGAATAAGATTCTAAAAATATGTCTACAAATAATTTCTCAATCTCTTCTTGAGAATGACTAATTTTATGGTAGCGACTTTCTGCTCCTTGTTCTACATTTTCAGGACAATGTTCTATCCGATTTAATGTACTCTTTCCTGCCAATGTACATGGTTCATTCCCTTGACCAATACTTTTTCCTAATGCCAGTGCGAACATTGGATCATGACGTAATTCTTCATGGTCATTTAAGTCTTCATATCCCATGATTAAGCCATATATCCGTTGTGTTAATAAGCTTTCTATGGGATGTAATGTCTTATTTGGCTTTCTGTAGTCTTGGAAACACTTAGCTAACCGTGATGTTATTTGTAATTTTCGGTCTATTTCCGCAATTAAACTTAAACCTGCATCCGATGTTACTTTACCACCCTGGAAATTCACTACTATTGGCGGGAGTTTTTCTCTTTCAAACTTGAACTGTTTTGGTGTACTATCTGTTGTTAGTGGGGTCATACTTTATCACTGCTGAAAAGCTTTCTACATATACATTTTCGCAGTTTTTGACCCCTTTTTTCTATTTCTTTGTGAGAAATCCGGGTCGAACTCGCGAGCGATTAATGGCACTGTACGAGATATGTAACGGAAAAAGTGCGATAAAGGTAGGCAGAGAAATAGGGCGTAACCCACAAACGGTGATGGAAATCGTTTAATCGTTTGTGGGTTACAACTAGGCTGTTGACTTTGAACGCTTTACCCCATAAGGCTTCATGTAAAAAATATGTCGTGTGTTCTTGCAGGAAAACGGCTGTTGCAGTGGTTTTCCCACAAACAAAAAATAACACGAATAATTTTCCGAAAAATCCCTCAAAAACACACAAAGTCAACAGCCTAGGTTACAACTCATCTCAAACCCGATGAGGAAAAACTACGGGTCTCAACCGTCTCAACCTAGACGAGGTTTAGCTAATCTAGAGAGTCGTCTTCTCTAGTGGATTTTACCACACTAGAACAAAAGAACGGTAATCAACTGCCAACAGGGTTGAATTTAGCCTGAATCACAATGTCGTTAAAGTCAAAATCACCGCCACCATGCAGATCTTCAAATCCCCAGGTGTTGTTGCCCAGCAGTCGAATATGATCCACCTTGTCAGAATTGGCTCCAATATAGGCAAAGTAGGCTAGAGGGGCGCTATCCTGATTGCTTAATGCCTGTTCCATCGTGCCGTTGGCAATAATGAAGGGGGCATACAGATAGCCACCTTCCCAAGTACCAGAAGTCCCTACAGCTTGGGAAGCAAAGTGAATCCCGTAATTTTGGCTACTGCGGAGAGCCACTTGTGTGTAATTAACATCACCTGGCTTGACTAACATTCCCGTTAGCGGATCAAGCACTGCACCTTGAGGATTTTCAACACGATAGAAACCAACTGTATTGGCAAAGGCAGCTTCACTGGCCACAACAGGGAAAACTGCCTGTACAGACTGCCCAATAAAGTTATACAAATTCACTAATTCCCGTTCGTGCTGACCTTGAAGGGTAATTCCGATAGATTCCTCTATTTCCGTGGGTTTCAAGGACAATTTGAGAAGCGAAGATTGATCGCCCTGAGTCTTGAACTCTAGTTGGAATAGGTTTTCTCCAACGTTTTGGAGGCTGAAAGAATTTGGGGGTTGTCCAGGTGTGGGAGAACCTAACAACACTTTATTTGCAGCGTTTGGGTTATTTAGAACTTCATCTGTCGTACCGTTTTGAACCAAGTAGAAGCCTAACCGTTGATTGCCCAGCTTCGATAGTGTTCGTGTAGGGTTCGTTACAAAGCTATCGGGTAATATGGAAAAAACTACCTGAGCTTTTTTCAAAGCTGCCTGAATATAGCCCGCATCTCCCGGCATTAGTCCCTCCACTCGACCCTGTTCATCATCAACGGTAAAGACTCCAATTTCATGCACCCTAAAGGGTTGGAGTTGTTTATCTGTGAGAGTTACTTCCAGTTTAGCAGCCTTGGCATTGCCGTTAAACTGTAGGAAATGATTAGTAAAATCTGTGGAGGTTTGCGTCAAGCTGAAAGGTTTCATCTCGATATCAAGGATAGCGCGTTGGGACTGTTCCGAGTAAAACTTGCCATCTGTGACGCGAAAATCAAAGAAATTTGTGGAAAGGCTACCTTTGGCGGCGGTGTAGGTGAGTAAGCCTGCGTGAATGTCTTCTACAGCAATCTCGGTCTCTTCGGTAATTTCTTGACCTTCGAGTTTGAGGCTGCCTTTGCTTGCCCCAATAAAGACCTCAAGGGGACTGACGATAACAGATTTGAGCGTATCATCGGTGTCGCCCTTGATGAAGGGGAAGTCAGACACTTGAAGCACATACTCACCATCTTCAGGAATTGAGAGGGTAAAGCTTTTGGTGTCAACTGGGAAGATATTGTCAGCAG
The DNA window shown above is from Anabaena sp. WA102 and carries:
- the ade gene encoding adenine deaminase, which encodes MNNLTLSGNIVDVLHRRIFPGTIHITDGRIQTIVQDQGQYSQYILPGFIDAHVHIESSMLVPTEFARLATVHGTVATVSDPHEIANVLGLAGVEFMVDNAAQTPLKIAFGFPACVPATELETAGAKLTVNDFRQLFKHGISYLSEVMNVPGVLADNPEMMDKIHLAQSLGLPIDGHAPGLSGTGLRKYATQITTDHECSTLNEAVEKLALGMKIQIREGSAAKNFDALHSLIDSHAADCMFCSDDKHPDDLVTGHINLLVKRAVALGHDVMNVLQIACVNPVKHYNLDVGLLQVGDSADLIVVDNLQDFTVLATYCQGVLTAKTGSTLLPSVPLTPINKFITTPKTPGDFAIPARGSTVRVITVTDGQLITGEKCVPAHIENGEVIADLNADILKITVVNRYQDTPPTVALVQNFGLKRGAIASSVAHDSHNIVAVGTTDTEICAAVNALIHCQGGIAVAEDNVVHVLPLPVAGLMSGGDGYEVAKQYAELDNWAKRLGSKLTAPFMTLSFMALLVIPDLKLSDRGLFSGQDFRFVSLWID
- a CDS encoding PAS domain-containing protein; this encodes MNPEQEAYQIEFIDAMPGFISIIDLTLRYLVVNKKLAELMNLDKESFKGMSVGSRCHEQRQEIQKLVNAPVGTEINWEYYDHDTCLLVSSKRENNFIINQAIDISNRKQLEEKLKASNERNRILLKAIPETIKLGTGRRSTDELEFLVKSLTENPIIDRQSTEALIRLEVHVMENSGKMQQIEKMLFWDDSSLMSRIKALPGFLTSEKNN
- a CDS encoding IS1380 family transposase, which produces MTPLTTDSTPKQFKFEREKLPPIVVNFQGGKVTSDAGLSLIAEIDRKLQITSRLAKCFQDYRKPNKTLHPIESLLTQRIYGLIMGYEDLNDHEELRHDPMFALALGKSIGQGNEPCTLAGKSTLNRIEHCPENVEQGAESRYHKISHSQEEIEKLFVDIFLESYSSPPRQIILDLDVTDDLVHGNQEQVFFNTYYGGYCYAPLYIFCEKHLLAAKLRASNVDPAEGALSELQRVIRQIRKKWNNVEILVRGDSAYSREDIMEWCESQIKVDYVFGMPQNSRLIKMTTLTQSKAKQEFKQKLSTVVSFLETLFVPDIELPELASHLIENSTWYKTIDYQTHKSWSRSRRVVTKVEYGAKGTNIRFLVTSIPTNKMPPSEVYTQKYCPRGEMENRFKEQQLELFSDRTSTHTFAGNQLRLWFSSIAYVLMNALRNKCLVKTELQNAQVGTIRTKLLKLGALITVSTRRVLIAINSSCPYQHIYATAYRYLQLLPNPG